The Clostridioides sp. ES-S-0010-02 genome window below encodes:
- a CDS encoding diguanylate cyclase, whose product MKKNTLLHTNVIVCVIITIGFIATSVIGYQSNTNIFKNDIEHVSTLAAEGIYYQIDKLLSQPINVSLTMANDSLLKNFLTSEKEYINDRNFVYKLQDYLNTYRNKYSYDSVFLVSTKTNNYYHFNGLDRTLSADNSENQWYYDFLKQDEEYSLNVDNDEASNNSITVFVNCKIKDDNGSTMGIIGVGLKVDSLQMLLKEYDEKFDVVARLIDDKGFVQLSSEETGYEHVNLFEDKSSNLSASKDLILSNKKEQNSFWNSSEKLKSYVVYQYIPSLKWHLVLENDLTTMSRQLQIQFLKGIAIIILIIMFVLFTITRVLKKYKQQIINLSSSQKLEYQKLLSKSTEDLYENIFEIDVTNNKAGCEDANRYFKEFGLSLSTPYDEALYIIAKGQIKEEYAQGYLDTFLPENVLKCYNSGINNISYDFLIKRDEENYHWMRITARIFFWTSDESVRMISYRENIDEEKNRELLLLERSQRDSLTGLYNKGVTEDFISTFLKSDKNQNSEHIFLIFDIDDFKNVNDRYGHAFGDFIISEFALELKSQFREDDIVGRIGGDEFVVLIKDFNSSNYVIMDKLERFCSKINQKRFAEHEEFSISCSIGVAIYPEHGCKYSELYEKADQALYYTKGHGKNSFHIFGDDSIDGIAFNIDTRDVKLLLEMSTDGIAKFACMENLKLLYFNQKMLEFTGYSARNVSSKDFDVLSPILPEDLQVVLDTLNKAIPKRETFEVIFNFRHIDGHYFPVRMQGKFVNELYQNRYPVFYAVYTDISNFNVFLGR is encoded by the coding sequence ATGAAAAAAAATACACTTTTACATACAAATGTTATTGTTTGCGTTATTATTACTATTGGTTTTATAGCTACATCTGTGATTGGGTACCAATCTAATACTAATATTTTTAAAAATGATATTGAACACGTATCTACATTGGCTGCTGAAGGTATTTATTATCAGATAGATAAACTTCTTTCACAACCTATAAATGTATCACTTACCATGGCCAATGATAGTCTATTAAAAAATTTTTTAACTAGTGAGAAAGAATATATAAATGATAGGAACTTTGTTTATAAATTACAGGATTACTTAAATACATACAGAAATAAATATTCCTATGATTCTGTTTTTTTAGTTTCAACCAAGACAAATAATTATTATCATTTTAATGGACTTGATAGGACACTTAGTGCTGACAACTCAGAGAATCAGTGGTATTATGATTTTTTAAAACAGGATGAAGAATATTCATTAAATGTTGATAATGATGAGGCAAGTAATAATAGTATTACTGTATTTGTAAATTGTAAGATAAAAGATGATAATGGATCAACTATGGGAATTATTGGGGTTGGATTAAAAGTTGACTCATTACAAATGTTACTTAAAGAATATGATGAAAAGTTTGATGTTGTAGCACGTCTAATTGATGATAAAGGATTTGTTCAATTATCATCTGAGGAAACAGGCTATGAACATGTTAATTTATTTGAAGACAAAAGTAGTAATTTATCTGCTTCAAAAGATTTAATCTTGAGCAATAAAAAAGAACAGAATAGTTTTTGGAATTCATCAGAAAAATTAAAAAGTTATGTTGTATATCAGTATATCCCAAGTTTAAAATGGCATCTTGTTTTGGAAAATGATTTGACTACAATGAGTAGACAACTTCAAATACAGTTTTTAAAAGGGATTGCAATTATAATTTTAATTATAATGTTTGTACTTTTTACAATTACACGTGTGCTTAAGAAATACAAGCAACAAATAATTAATCTCAGCTCTTCTCAGAAATTAGAATATCAAAAGTTATTGAGTAAATCTACTGAAGATCTCTATGAAAATATTTTTGAGATTGATGTTACTAATAACAAAGCTGGTTGTGAAGATGCAAATCGATATTTTAAAGAGTTTGGCTTAAGTCTTAGCACACCATATGATGAAGCACTCTATATAATTGCTAAAGGGCAAATTAAAGAAGAGTATGCACAAGGTTATTTAGATACATTTTTACCTGAAAATGTTCTTAAGTGTTATAATAGTGGAATCAATAACATAAGTTATGACTTTTTAATTAAAAGAGATGAAGAAAATTATCATTGGATGAGGATTACTGCCAGAATTTTCTTTTGGACATCAGATGAATCTGTTCGCATGATTTCTTATCGTGAAAATATAGATGAAGAAAAAAATAGAGAATTGTTGCTTCTTGAGCGTTCACAACGTGATTCTCTTACTGGTCTTTATAATAAGGGAGTAACAGAGGACTTTATTAGTACATTTTTAAAAAGTGATAAAAATCAAAATTCAGAACATATTTTTCTGATTTTTGATATTGATGATTTCAAAAATGTAAATGATAGATATGGTCATGCATTTGGAGATTTTATTATAAGTGAATTTGCATTAGAATTAAAGTCTCAATTTCGTGAAGATGATATTGTTGGGCGTATTGGTGGAGATGAATTTGTTGTGTTGATAAAAGATTTCAATAGCAGTAATTATGTAATTATGGATAAATTAGAGCGTTTTTGTTCTAAGATTAACCAGAAACGTTTTGCTGAACATGAAGAATTTTCTATTTCATGTAGCATTGGTGTGGCAATATATCCTGAGCATGGCTGTAAGTATTCTGAACTCTATGAAAAAGCAGACCAAGCACTTTACTATACAAAGGGTCATGGAAAAAATTCTTTCCATATTTTTGGGGATGATTCTATTGATGGTATAGCATTTAATATAGACACTAGAGATGTAAAGTTATTGTTGGAGATGTCTACTGATGGTATTGCAAAATTTGCTTGTATGGAAAATTTGAAACTACTTTACTTTAATCAAAAAATGCTTGAGTTTACTGGTTATTCAGCTAGAAATGTTTCATCCAAAGATTTTGATGTACTTTCACCTATATTACCAGAGGATTTACAGGTTGTACTTGATACGCTGAATAAAGCAATACCTAAGAGAGAAACTTTTGAAGTGATTTTTAACTTCCGTCATATAGATGGACACTATTTCCCTGTGAGAATGCAAGGTAAGTTTGTAAATGAACTATACCAAAATCGTTACCCTGTTTTTTATGCAGTTTACACAGATATATCAAACTTTAATGTTTTTTTAGGAAGATAA
- a CDS encoding response regulator, with translation MNIIVVDDEQIALKNLNEKLTYISGIEKVTLFDEPKLALEYLKRNFVDIAFLDIEMYGMNGLEFACLAKEILPNINIIFVTGYSEYALDAFSMHASGYLLKPVTIEGIQKEIENLRSPVVLNHKSHIFIHTFGNFEVFVDEKPLTFSRAKSKELLAYLVDRKGASVTIAEIAAVLWEDKEYNRSLQNQTQTVISHLMKTIKDAKIEYIVIKKWNSLAVDITKFDCDYYNMLRWDMMAINTYAGEYMTNYSWAELTTGMLYQKTFNYNC, from the coding sequence ATGAATATAATTGTCGTAGATGACGAGCAAATTGCTCTTAAAAATTTGAATGAAAAATTAACATATATTTCTGGTATTGAAAAAGTTACTCTTTTTGATGAACCTAAGTTGGCGCTAGAGTATTTAAAAAGAAATTTTGTAGATATTGCATTTCTTGACATTGAGATGTACGGTATGAATGGACTAGAGTTTGCATGTCTAGCAAAAGAAATTTTACCAAACATAAATATTATTTTTGTAACTGGTTATTCAGAATATGCGTTAGATGCATTTTCAATGCATGCCAGTGGATATCTTCTAAAGCCTGTTACAATAGAAGGAATTCAGAAAGAAATAGAAAATTTACGTTCTCCTGTTGTTTTGAACCATAAGAGCCATATATTTATTCATACATTTGGTAACTTTGAGGTATTTGTAGATGAAAAGCCATTAACTTTTAGTAGAGCAAAATCAAAAGAATTACTTGCTTATTTAGTAGATAGGAAAGGAGCAAGTGTGACTATTGCTGAAATTGCAGCAGTACTTTGGGAAGACAAAGAATACAATCGTTCTTTGCAAAATCAAACGCAAACTGTTATATCACATCTGATGAAAACCATAAAGGATGCAAAAATTGAATATATAGTTATTAAAAAATGGAATAGCCTTGCAGTAGATATTACAAAATTTGATTGTGATTATTATAATATGTTAAGGTGGGATATGATGGCAATTAACACATATGCTGGAGAATACATGACAAATTACAGTTGGGCAGAATTAACTACAGGTATGCTGTATCAAAAAACTTTTAATTATAATTGTTAA
- a CDS encoding histidine kinase, with translation MEKKTSRWYMYYLPVLLTLSVILLFVCAFKSDKHSNPRSNLIPVSFIGEFRTSNSENLQPFINVDSLNDIRKESIYLRGHFSRNIPAGETLLLHISHLKVDIRVSNKEVFSIQEGRENALTKSTGHLWTGFKSDGISVDDLVEINIQRVYPSGRALQLVCFFDEMQIGSKGDLIVSIFHENRIGLIFTMLTISFGLFGLIASIILFFLKSELTRQIFLLSCFAIFGGIWCLADFNILTLIIQSPTLVSILELLSQFLLPTFCILYLSTYLTEWRLNVINLCVYLIMTIILLCVILQILHIYDLHEFLILQNSICILIVLLGMGFLVIEIIIYRESDAKIALFAYLPATIGGIAEIANYYTIYIRSLPFFCIGFLTTIVLQIGHMMLSIKRKEKFQQRLEGELMENRISIMLSQIQPHFLYNALNTIQYLCKHDSNMAVHAVEKFSSYLRGNMDSLTQKKLIPFEKELAHLKNYLYIELLRFGERIKIHYELTITDFFIPVLTIQPIVENAIRHGVTKQKEGGTIIVSTSKDENNIYIVIKDDGVGFQPFERVNDGKSHVGIQNVKRRLETQCNGILNIESGIGKGTIATIIIPIRKG, from the coding sequence GTGGAAAAGAAAACATCTAGATGGTATATGTATTATTTACCAGTATTACTAACTTTATCAGTAATACTGTTGTTTGTTTGTGCTTTTAAATCAGATAAACATTCAAATCCTCGAAGCAATCTTATTCCAGTTTCATTTATTGGAGAATTTAGAACATCTAATTCTGAAAATCTTCAGCCGTTTATCAATGTTGACTCATTGAATGATATAAGAAAAGAGTCTATTTATTTGCGTGGACATTTTAGCAGAAATATTCCAGCTGGAGAGACACTTTTGCTACATATCAGCCATCTAAAAGTTGATATTCGTGTATCTAATAAAGAGGTATTTTCCATACAAGAAGGTAGAGAAAATGCACTAACAAAGTCTACAGGTCATCTTTGGACAGGTTTTAAATCTGATGGAATATCGGTTGACGATTTAGTTGAGATAAATATACAACGAGTGTACCCTAGTGGGCGAGCATTACAATTAGTATGTTTTTTTGATGAAATGCAGATTGGCTCCAAGGGCGATTTAATTGTTAGTATATTCCACGAAAACAGGATTGGTCTTATATTTACTATGTTAACAATATCTTTTGGCTTATTTGGTCTAATTGCAAGTATCATTTTGTTTTTTTTGAAAAGTGAGCTAACACGTCAGATTTTTTTGTTATCATGTTTTGCTATATTTGGAGGAATTTGGTGTTTAGCAGATTTTAATATACTTACTCTTATTATCCAATCTCCAACTCTTGTCAGTATTTTGGAATTACTGTCGCAGTTTTTACTTCCAACTTTTTGTATACTTTATTTGTCTACTTACTTAACTGAGTGGAGATTGAACGTTATAAATTTATGTGTGTATTTAATTATGACTATCATACTACTTTGTGTTATTCTCCAAATACTTCATATTTATGATTTGCATGAGTTTCTGATTTTACAAAATAGCATCTGTATTCTAATTGTATTACTTGGTATGGGGTTCTTGGTTATTGAAATTATTATATACAGAGAATCTGATGCTAAGATTGCTTTGTTTGCTTATCTACCAGCAACTATAGGTGGTATTGCAGAAATAGCAAATTATTATACTATATACATTAGAAGTCTACCATTTTTTTGTATAGGTTTTCTAACCACTATTGTATTACAGATTGGGCATATGATGCTATCTATCAAAAGAAAGGAAAAGTTTCAACAGAGATTAGAGGGAGAATTGATGGAAAATCGTATTTCTATAATGCTTAGTCAAATACAGCCTCATTTTTTATATAATGCACTTAACACTATCCAATATTTGTGTAAACATGATTCTAACATGGCAGTTCATGCAGTAGAAAAATTTTCTTCTTATCTTCGTGGAAATATGGATTCTCTTACACAAAAAAAGCTAATTCCATTTGAAAAAGAATTAGCTCATTTAAAAAATTATTTGTACATAGAGTTATTACGCTTTGGAGAGCGTATAAAAATACATTATGAGCTTACAATTACTGATTTTTTTATTCCTGTTCTCACTATACAACCAATTGTTGAAAATGCGATACGACATGGTGTTACAAAACAAAAAGAAGGGGGAACAATTATAGTATCAACATCCAAGGATGAAAATAACATTTATATTGTTATAAAAGATGATGGAGTAGGTTTCCAACCCTTTGAAAGAGTTAATGATGGAAAAAGCCATGTTGGTATTCAAAATGTAAAAAGACGATTAGAGACACAATGTAATGGAATTCTAAATATAGAAAGTGGCATAGGAAAAGGTACAATAGCAACAATAATCATTCCTATTAGAAAGGGGTAA
- the rny gene encoding ribonuclease Y, protein MDVIDSVVMIVIGAAVGIIAGYFVRKNISEAKIGQAENLAKEIIDKAHHDSETVQKEKLLEAKEEIHKWRTEAERENKERRTEVQKYEKRVVQKEEVLDRKLQNLESKEVNLSEKLKTVEKKEEEVEVIKTQQLEKLESISGITSDKAKEIILTNAERDVRREMSIMIKEIEGQAKEEADKKSREIIGYAIQKCAADHVAETTVTVVSLPNDEMKGRIIGREGRNIRTLETLTGIDLIIDDTPEAVILSGFDPIRREIARIALEKLIADGRIHPARIEEMVEKARKEVDNIIKEYGEQAAFETSVHGIHPELIRLLGRLNYRTSYGQNVLKHSIEVAHIAGIMAAEIGADIRLAKRAGLLHDIGKAVDHEMEGTHVEIGMDLLRRYKESKEVIHAMSTHHGDYEPQTVEAVLVTAADAISAARPGARRETLEAYIKRLEKLEEIANSYEGVEKSFAIQAGREIRIMVKPEAINDEEIHLLARDMTKKIEDELEYPGQIKVSIIRETRAIEYAK, encoded by the coding sequence GTGGATGTCATAGATAGTGTAGTAATGATTGTAATAGGTGCAGCTGTTGGTATTATAGCTGGATATTTTGTTAGAAAAAATATATCTGAAGCAAAAATTGGACAAGCTGAAAACTTGGCCAAAGAAATAATAGATAAAGCACACCACGATTCAGAAACAGTACAGAAAGAAAAGTTATTAGAAGCTAAAGAAGAGATCCATAAATGGAGAACAGAAGCTGAAAGAGAAAACAAAGAAAGAAGAACAGAAGTACAAAAGTATGAAAAAAGAGTAGTACAAAAAGAAGAAGTCTTAGATAGAAAATTACAAAATTTAGAATCTAAAGAAGTAAATTTAAGTGAAAAATTAAAGACAGTTGAAAAGAAAGAAGAAGAAGTTGAAGTAATAAAAACTCAACAATTGGAAAAATTAGAAAGCATATCAGGAATTACATCTGATAAGGCTAAAGAAATTATTTTAACAAATGCTGAGAGAGATGTAAGACGTGAAATGTCTATAATGATAAAAGAGATAGAAGGTCAAGCTAAAGAAGAAGCTGATAAGAAATCAAGAGAAATTATAGGATATGCAATTCAAAAATGTGCAGCAGATCACGTAGCTGAAACTACTGTTACAGTAGTAAGCTTACCTAATGATGAAATGAAGGGTAGAATAATAGGTAGAGAAGGTAGAAATATAAGGACTCTAGAAACTTTAACAGGGATAGACCTTATAATAGATGACACTCCAGAAGCAGTAATTTTATCAGGATTTGATCCAATAAGAAGAGAAATTGCAAGAATTGCTCTAGAGAAGTTAATAGCAGATGGAAGAATACATCCAGCTAGAATTGAAGAAATGGTTGAAAAAGCGAGAAAAGAAGTTGACAATATTATAAAAGAATATGGTGAACAAGCTGCATTTGAAACTAGTGTACATGGAATTCATCCAGAATTAATAAGATTATTAGGTAGACTTAATTATAGAACTAGTTATGGACAAAATGTTCTTAAACATTCTATAGAAGTTGCTCATATAGCTGGTATAATGGCTGCTGAGATAGGTGCAGATATTAGATTAGCTAAGAGAGCTGGTTTGTTACATGATATAGGTAAGGCTGTAGACCATGAAATGGAAGGTACACATGTTGAAATAGGTATGGATTTACTTAGACGTTATAAGGAATCTAAAGAAGTTATACATGCTATGAGTACACATCATGGAGATTATGAACCTCAAACAGTAGAAGCTGTATTAGTTACAGCAGCAGATGCAATATCAGCTGCTAGACCTGGTGCTAGAAGAGAGACTTTAGAAGCTTATATTAAGAGACTTGAAAAACTAGAAGAAATAGCTAATTCATACGAAGGTGTAGAAAAATCATTTGCTATACAAGCTGGTAGAGAAATTAGAATAATGGTAAAACCAGAAGCTATAAATGATGAAGAAATACACTTATTAGCTAGAGATATGACTAAGAAAATAGAGGATGAACTTGAATATCCTGGACAAATAAAAGTAAGTATAATAAGAGAAACAAGAGCTATAGAATATGCAAAATAA
- the recA gene encoding recombinase RecA, with product MSVDQEKLKALNEALGKIEKDFGKGSVMKLGEATSMSIDVISTGAIGLDIAIGIGGLPRGRIVEIYGPESSGKTTVALSCVASAQKNGGIAAFIDAEHALDPVYAKALGVDVDNLIISQPDTGEQALEIAEALIRSGAIDIIVIDSVAALVPKAEIDGDMGDSHVGLQARLMSQALRKLTGSIKKSNCVAIFINQLREKVGIMFGNPETTTGGRALKFYSSVRLDVRKIDTIKQGDKVIGSRTRVKVVKNKVAPPFKQSEFDIMYGEGISKIGDLLDIAADIDIVKKSGSWYSYNDTKLGQGRENVKKFLEDNMDLTNEIDEKVRTFYNLNEVSEEAGTLVSEEVVEK from the coding sequence ATGAGTGTAGATCAAGAAAAATTAAAAGCGTTGAATGAAGCTTTAGGTAAAATTGAAAAAGATTTTGGTAAAGGTTCAGTAATGAAATTGGGAGAAGCAACGTCTATGTCTATAGATGTTATATCAACAGGAGCAATTGGTTTAGATATAGCTATTGGTATAGGAGGTCTACCTAGAGGGAGAATAGTTGAAATATATGGTCCTGAATCTTCTGGTAAGACGACTGTTGCACTTAGTTGTGTAGCATCAGCTCAAAAAAATGGAGGAATAGCTGCATTTATAGATGCTGAACATGCGCTTGACCCAGTATATGCAAAAGCATTGGGTGTGGATGTTGATAATCTAATCATATCTCAACCAGATACAGGAGAGCAAGCCTTAGAAATAGCAGAGGCATTAATAAGAAGTGGTGCAATTGATATAATAGTAATAGATTCAGTTGCAGCATTGGTTCCAAAAGCAGAAATAGACGGAGATATGGGTGATTCTCATGTAGGTTTACAAGCTAGACTTATGTCTCAAGCACTTAGAAAATTAACTGGTTCGATTAAAAAATCAAATTGTGTTGCTATATTTATAAACCAATTAAGAGAGAAAGTAGGAATAATGTTTGGAAATCCAGAAACGACTACTGGAGGACGTGCATTAAAGTTCTATTCATCTGTTAGATTGGATGTTAGAAAAATAGACACAATAAAACAAGGTGACAAGGTTATAGGAAGCAGAACAAGAGTTAAGGTTGTTAAAAACAAAGTAGCACCACCATTTAAACAATCTGAATTTGATATAATGTATGGAGAAGGTATATCAAAAATTGGAGATCTTTTAGATATAGCTGCTGACATAGATATAGTTAAAAAATCAGGCTCATGGTATAGTTACAATGACACTAAACTTGGACAAGGAAGAGAAAATGTAAAAAAATTCCTAGAGGATAATATGGATTTAACTAATGAAATAGATGAAAAAGTTAGAACATTTTACAATTTAAATGAGGTTAGTGAAGAAGCCGGTACTTTGGTATCAGAAGAAGTTGTTGAAAAATAA
- the pgsA gene encoding CDP-diacylglycerol--glycerol-3-phosphate 3-phosphatidyltransferase → MNLPNKLTLFRIFLIPVFVLIMLFNVPNKFLLACIIFIVASITDALDGKIARKYNLVTDFGKFMDPLADKLLVISALTCMIEDGLVSSWMVIIIVARELTVSILRAIAAADGKVIAAGGSGKLKTITQMISVVILLLGAQFENELILNIGGILILIATLLTLYSGWEYLYKNKELFMSSK, encoded by the coding sequence ATGAACTTGCCTAACAAATTAACTTTGTTTAGAATATTTTTAATTCCAGTATTTGTTTTAATAATGTTATTTAATGTACCGAACAAGTTTTTATTAGCTTGTATTATTTTTATAGTAGCTTCAATTACTGATGCACTAGATGGAAAGATAGCTAGAAAGTATAACTTAGTTACTGATTTTGGGAAGTTTATGGACCCATTAGCAGATAAGTTATTAGTAATCTCAGCACTTACATGTATGATAGAAGATGGTCTTGTAAGTAGTTGGATGGTAATTATAATAGTAGCTAGAGAACTTACAGTTAGCATATTGAGGGCTATAGCAGCTGCTGATGGAAAAGTAATAGCAGCTGGTGGCAGTGGAAAGCTTAAAACGATAACTCAAATGATATCAGTAGTAATTTTATTGTTAGGGGCTCAGTTTGAAAATGAATTAATACTAAATATAGGTGGAATTCTTATACTTATAGCAACACTGCTTACTTTATATTCTGGATGGGAATACCTATATAAAAATAAAGAACTTTTCATGTCTTCTAAATAG
- the rimO gene encoding 30S ribosomal protein S12 methylthiotransferase RimO, with product MLKIALESLGCSKNLVDAEIMMGILNKKGYKLIGDFEEADVIIVNTCGFIESAKQESIDTIIEFAELKQTGNLKLLIVTGCLAQRYSEELKTEIPEIDAIVGTGSYQNIDDILKDLSEKHQIVSLDDIEFVFNEDLPRYLSTPSYMAYLKIGEGCSNNCTYCIIPKLRGKYRSRKFEDIIKEANKLAESGVKELVVIAQDTTKYGFDLYGKERLPELLEELAKINGFKWIRVMYSYPESITEELIKVIKEHDNICSYFDMPIQHASNSILKLMNRKTSKEDILNKIKLIRKNIPDAILRTTIIVGFPGETEEDFKQLVDFVKEVKFDRLGAFAYSREEDTPADKLPNHIDEEVKIQRRDTLMMIQQKISEELNDKKIGKTYEVLIEEQIENNVYTGRTQGDAEEIDSIVYVKSVDNLEVGEFVSVQINDAMEYDLMGDVVYELA from the coding sequence ATGTTAAAGATAGCATTAGAATCATTAGGATGCTCAAAAAATTTGGTGGATGCAGAAATAATGATGGGAATTTTAAATAAAAAGGGTTATAAATTAATAGGAGATTTTGAAGAAGCTGATGTAATTATAGTAAATACTTGTGGGTTTATAGAGTCAGCTAAGCAGGAATCAATTGATACGATAATAGAATTTGCAGAATTAAAACAGACTGGTAATCTAAAGCTATTGATAGTAACAGGATGTCTAGCTCAAAGATACTCTGAGGAATTAAAAACTGAAATTCCAGAAATAGATGCAATAGTTGGTACAGGAAGCTACCAAAATATAGATGACATACTTAAAGATTTGAGTGAGAAACATCAAATTGTAAGCCTTGATGATATAGAGTTTGTATTTAATGAGGACTTACCAAGATATCTATCTACACCTAGCTATATGGCATACTTAAAAATTGGAGAGGGATGTTCCAATAATTGTACTTATTGTATAATACCTAAGCTTAGAGGTAAATATAGAAGTAGAAAATTTGAAGATATAATTAAAGAAGCGAATAAATTGGCTGAATCTGGAGTAAAAGAACTCGTAGTTATAGCTCAAGATACTACAAAGTATGGTTTTGATTTATATGGTAAAGAAAGATTACCAGAACTTTTAGAAGAGCTTGCAAAGATAAATGGGTTTAAATGGATAAGAGTCATGTACTCATATCCAGAATCAATAACAGAAGAACTGATTAAAGTTATAAAAGAACATGATAATATATGTAGCTATTTTGATATGCCAATACAACATGCAAGTAACAGTATTTTAAAGTTAATGAATAGAAAAACTAGTAAAGAGGATATATTAAATAAAATTAAACTTATAAGAAAGAATATACCAGATGCTATACTTAGAACTACGATAATAGTAGGTTTTCCTGGTGAAACAGAAGAAGATTTTAAACAGCTTGTAGATTTTGTCAAAGAAGTTAAATTTGATAGGCTAGGTGCATTTGCATATTCAAGAGAAGAAGATACACCAGCAGATAAATTACCAAATCACATAGATGAAGAAGTAAAAATACAAAGAAGAGATACTTTAATGATGATTCAACAAAAAATATCTGAAGAACTTAATGATAAAAAAATAGGAAAAACATATGAAGTCCTTATAGAAGAGCAAATAGAAAATAATGTATATACAGGAAGAACACAGGGTGATGCAGAAGAAATTGATAGTATAGTATATGTAAAAAGTGTAGATAATCTTGAAGTAGGAGAATTCGTAAGTGTTCAAATAAATGATGCAATGGAATACGATTTAATGGGAGATGTTGTATATGAACTTGCCTAA
- the mnmH gene encoding tRNA 2-selenouridine(34) synthase MnmH yields MSVIEIEKALKLEKVVFVDVRTEGEYEEDHILNAFNMPLFKNNEHNEVGTIYKMQGKHEAIQKGFDYVSYKLKDIYLQAAELAANYDNIVIYCARGGMRSGSIVNVLSSLGVNVYQLEGGYKAYRNFVLDYLRNIMNTKNFISVHGLTGSGKTDLLHLLKKKEIDVLDLEGIAKNSGSTFGFITFDEKPPSQKNFETNLFESIFFSKKDYIFVESESKRVGSVIVPNEIFDAMIRDGYHILLECDIDNRVNRLCRDYIYGKGEDNILVLKECINKFRKRLGHKEVDGYIDLLESGKYEELVKKYLIEYYDPLYMHSVEKYKYNKIVNFDDTQKALEDVIGLYESILEGEKKC; encoded by the coding sequence TTGTCAGTTATAGAAATAGAAAAAGCACTTAAGCTAGAAAAAGTAGTTTTTGTAGATGTAAGAACAGAAGGGGAATATGAAGAAGACCATATATTAAATGCTTTTAATATGCCTCTTTTTAAAAACAATGAGCATAATGAAGTCGGAACTATTTATAAGATGCAGGGAAAACATGAAGCAATACAAAAAGGATTTGATTATGTATCATATAAGCTAAAGGATATATATTTACAGGCAGCAGAGCTTGCAGCAAATTATGATAATATCGTCATATATTGTGCAAGAGGCGGAATGAGAAGTGGAAGTATAGTAAATGTATTGTCATCATTAGGTGTAAATGTTTATCAACTTGAAGGTGGATATAAGGCTTACAGAAACTTTGTATTGGATTACTTAAGAAATATAATGAATACAAAGAATTTTATATCTGTGCATGGATTAACTGGTTCAGGAAAGACTGATTTATTGCATTTATTGAAGAAAAAAGAAATAGATGTATTAGATTTAGAAGGTATAGCTAAAAATAGTGGTTCAACCTTTGGTTTTATAACATTTGATGAGAAGCCACCATCTCAAAAGAACTTTGAAACTAATTTATTTGAAAGTATATTTTTCTCAAAGAAGGATTATATATTTGTTGAAAGTGAAAGTAAGCGAGTTGGAAGTGTCATAGTTCCTAATGAAATCTTCGATGCAATGATACGAGATGGGTATCATATACTACTGGAATGTGATATTGATAATAGAGTCAATAGGCTTTGTAGAGATTATATTTATGGTAAAGGTGAAGATAATATATTGGTTTTAAAAGAGTGTATAAATAAATTCAGAAAAAGATTGGGTCATAAAGAAGTAGATGGATATATTGATTTATTAGAATCAGGTAAATATGAAGAGCTTGTAAAAAAATATCTTATAGAATATTACGACCCACTTTATATGCATTCAGTGGAAAAATATAAGTACAATAAAATTGTAAATTTTGATGACACACAAAAAGCCCTAGAAGATGTTATAGGCTTATATGAGAGCATATTGGAAGGAGAGAAAAAATGTTAA